The following coding sequences lie in one Haladaptatus sp. DJG-WS-42 genomic window:
- the gcvPB gene encoding aminomethyl-transferring glycine dehydrogenase subunit GcvPB, translated as MFYDQARWTDDSGDVYEPLLSEKSSKDVKIENSPLPASLTRDSLELPDLSEPELARHYTRLSQMNYGIESGPFPLGSCTMKYNPKFTDDISTIPAGAVHPERPDETIQGTLELLYKLQDYLGRIGGMDAVTLQPPAGAAGEFTGILIAKAFHEANGDDERTEIIVPDSAHGTNFATAALAGYDVVSLPSNDDGRVDLDALEAAVSEKTAALMLTNPNTLGLFERDIEQIATLVHDAGGLLYYDGANLNALLGRARPGDMGFDIMHYNVHKTFATPHGGGGPGAGPVGVTERLKEFLPRPHIKRHKGGYKLADPEQSIGKVHGFHGNWLVLVRAFAYIDRLGDAGLSDASAKAVLNANYLASQIDYEVPYGPFHHEFVASAGDQDAADVAKRMLDFGVHPPTTKWPDIVSQALMTEPTEIENRETLDQLATAFNNVVGEDTEVLEAAPSRTAARRIDQVQAARNPQLSWHALDADE; from the coding sequence ATGTTCTACGACCAAGCCCGCTGGACGGACGACTCTGGCGACGTGTACGAACCGCTCCTCTCTGAGAAGAGTTCGAAAGACGTGAAAATCGAGAACTCGCCGCTTCCGGCCTCGCTCACGCGAGACTCACTCGAACTCCCAGACCTTTCAGAGCCCGAACTTGCACGCCACTACACCCGGCTGAGCCAGATGAACTATGGCATCGAGTCGGGGCCGTTCCCGCTTGGCAGTTGTACGATGAAGTACAACCCGAAGTTTACCGACGATATCTCGACGATTCCCGCGGGAGCCGTCCACCCCGAACGCCCGGACGAGACGATTCAGGGGACGCTCGAACTGCTCTACAAACTGCAGGACTACCTCGGGCGCATCGGCGGCATGGACGCCGTCACGCTCCAGCCACCCGCGGGCGCGGCCGGTGAGTTCACGGGCATCCTCATCGCCAAAGCCTTCCACGAGGCGAACGGCGACGACGAACGCACGGAAATCATTGTCCCGGATTCGGCACACGGAACCAACTTCGCAACTGCGGCGCTCGCGGGCTACGACGTGGTTTCCCTGCCGAGCAACGACGACGGGCGCGTTGACTTAGACGCCCTTGAAGCTGCGGTGTCTGAAAAGACAGCGGCGCTCATGCTCACGAACCCGAACACGCTTGGCCTGTTCGAGCGCGACATCGAGCAAATCGCCACACTCGTCCACGACGCTGGCGGCTTGCTCTACTACGACGGCGCGAATCTGAACGCGCTGCTCGGCCGGGCGCGCCCCGGCGACATGGGCTTCGACATCATGCACTACAACGTCCACAAGACGTTCGCCACGCCCCACGGCGGGGGCGGGCCGGGTGCTGGCCCGGTCGGGGTCACAGAGCGCCTCAAAGAGTTCCTCCCACGCCCGCATATCAAGCGCCACAAGGGTGGCTACAAACTCGCAGACCCCGAACAGTCGATTGGCAAGGTCCACGGCTTCCACGGCAACTGGCTCGTCCTCGTCCGGGCGTTTGCCTACATCGACCGGCTTGGCGACGCGGGCCTCTCGGATGCGAGCGCGAAAGCGGTGCTTAATGCGAACTATCTCGCAAGCCAGATTGACTACGAGGTGCCTTACGGCCCGTTCCACCACGAGTTCGTCGCCAGTGCAGGCGACCAAGACGCAGCCGACGTGGCAAAGCGCATGCTTGACTTCGGCGTCCACCCGCCAACGACGAAGTGGCCGGACATCGTCTCGCAGGCGCTCATGACCGAACCGACGGAAATCGAGAACCGTGAGACGTTAGACCAGCTCGCCACCGCATTCAACAACGTCGTTGGCGAAGACACCGAGGTACTCGAAGCCGCACCAAGTCGGACGGCCGCCCGCAGAATCGACCAAGTACAGGCTGCCCGCAACCCACAGCTCTCCTGGCACGCGCTCGACGCTGACGAATAA
- the gcvH gene encoding glycine cleavage system protein GcvH: protein MTFDIPDDRKYQESHEWARSADGTAKIGITDFAQDELGDIVFVELPAVGDDVSQGAEFGVVESIKAVSDLYAPVSGTVTAVNEQVFDAPELVNDDPYGEGWMLELELADESELDSLLTPEAYADQIA from the coding sequence ATGACATTCGACATACCAGACGACCGCAAATATCAGGAATCGCACGAATGGGCACGCTCGGCAGACGGAACCGCAAAAATCGGCATCACCGACTTTGCCCAGGACGAACTTGGCGACATCGTGTTCGTTGAACTGCCCGCCGTTGGCGACGACGTGAGTCAAGGCGCAGAGTTCGGCGTGGTCGAATCCATCAAAGCCGTCTCCGACCTCTATGCGCCGGTTTCGGGCACGGTCACGGCGGTCAACGAACAGGTGTTCGACGCGCCAGAACTCGTAAACGACGACCCGTACGGCGAGGGTTGGATGCTCGAACTCGAACTCGCAGACGAGAGCGAACTCGACTCCCTCCTCACGCCCGAGGCGTACGCAGACCAAATCGCGTAA
- a CDS encoding NYN domain-containing protein, translating into MSGLTEDSFGDRDEPKVGLFVDGPNMLRDEFSVDLDDVRTAGAQAGWLATRRLYLDEHATPALIQAAEARGFEVIITSGDVDVKLAVDATEFIVTESIDVLAIASRDTDFKPLLEMASRHGVRTLAIAPGEHGRSDALRNAAHDSITIE; encoded by the coding sequence ATGTCCGGTCTTACAGAGGATTCGTTCGGCGACCGCGACGAACCCAAGGTGGGATTGTTCGTTGATGGACCGAACATGCTGCGCGACGAGTTCAGTGTTGACTTAGACGATGTCCGTACGGCAGGAGCGCAAGCAGGATGGCTTGCGACACGACGGCTCTATCTCGACGAGCACGCGACGCCCGCGCTCATACAGGCCGCAGAAGCCCGCGGCTTCGAGGTCATCATCACGAGCGGCGACGTGGACGTGAAACTCGCCGTCGATGCGACCGAGTTCATCGTCACCGAATCCATCGACGTACTCGCGATTGCCTCCCGGGATACGGATTTCAAGCCGCTTCTCGAAATGGCCTCCCGCCACGGCGTGCGCACACTCGCCATCGCGCCGGGCGAACACGGCCGCTCTGACGCATTGCGCAACGCCGCCCACGATTCCATCACCATCGAGTAA
- a CDS encoding TrkH family potassium uptake protein, translated as MKPRVDWRVSVRFVGTILKWLWVPLLIPLGVALYDATTVFPFVLPMAGTVVVGIGLEQLTDQRDLGAREGFLMVSLTWLSMAVVGAVPFVLASEGALAAPVNALFEAMSGITTTGATVILDFEIHSRAVLMWRAVLQWLGGLGILVLATAVLSQLAVGGAQLMETETQTRDINKLTPRISETAGLLWQLYIGLTGLNIATLYGLHVVGLASEMTFYDAVAHAFTTISTSGFSPRAESLAAFSPAVQWVTIPFMATGATSFILIYFVVHGNTDRLRQSDEFRFYLSILAVFTLGVAGILIADGGPHTGLEEIVRHSLFQVVSIVTTTGYASTDFNLWSSGAKHLLFVCMFIGGMAGSTTCSIKAVRWLVVLKAFRRDLFIASHPRVVRPVRLSGGVVTEEAIRDIYAYTLASLLIFIIATVFVVVNSSRVASPITEFEAMSAAASTFFNVGPAFGIAGPFASYESFPETTKLLMTFLMWVGRIEIIPVLVLLTPSYWRG; from the coding sequence ATGAAACCCCGTGTCGATTGGCGTGTCAGCGTTCGGTTTGTCGGAACGATTCTCAAGTGGTTGTGGGTTCCGCTGCTCATCCCGCTCGGAGTTGCGCTCTACGACGCCACGACGGTGTTTCCGTTCGTTCTCCCGATGGCCGGGACTGTGGTCGTCGGTATCGGACTCGAGCAGCTCACCGACCAGCGCGACTTGGGAGCCAGAGAAGGGTTCTTGATGGTTTCGTTGACCTGGTTGAGCATGGCAGTCGTCGGGGCGGTGCCGTTCGTTCTCGCCAGTGAAGGTGCGCTCGCCGCGCCGGTGAACGCGCTGTTCGAGGCGATGAGCGGTATCACGACGACCGGCGCAACTGTCATCTTGGACTTCGAGATTCACTCTCGGGCGGTTCTCATGTGGCGGGCCGTCCTCCAGTGGCTCGGCGGACTTGGTATTCTCGTCCTCGCAACAGCGGTTCTCTCCCAGCTCGCGGTTGGTGGTGCACAGCTCATGGAGACGGAAACCCAAACGCGAGACATCAACAAACTCACCCCTCGTATCTCGGAGACTGCGGGATTGCTCTGGCAACTGTATATCGGGTTGACGGGGTTGAACATCGCCACCCTCTACGGACTCCACGTGGTCGGATTGGCCTCCGAAATGACCTTCTACGACGCGGTCGCCCACGCGTTCACAACGATTTCGACGAGCGGGTTCTCCCCACGTGCTGAGAGTCTGGCAGCATTTTCACCGGCCGTGCAGTGGGTGACCATCCCGTTTATGGCAACCGGTGCGACGAGCTTCATCCTCATCTACTTCGTCGTGCACGGGAACACAGACCGACTGCGCCAGAGCGACGAGTTTCGCTTCTACCTGAGCATCCTTGCAGTGTTCACCCTCGGCGTAGCCGGGATTCTCATCGCTGACGGCGGCCCACACACCGGCCTCGAAGAGATCGTTCGCCACTCGCTGTTTCAGGTGGTCTCCATCGTGACGACGACGGGCTACGCGAGTACCGACTTCAACCTCTGGTCGTCGGGGGCGAAACACCTCCTGTTCGTGTGTATGTTTATCGGCGGGATGGCAGGGAGTACCACCTGCTCGATAAAGGCGGTGCGCTGGCTGGTCGTGCTGAAGGCGTTTCGCCGCGACCTGTTCATCGCCTCTCATCCGCGCGTCGTCAGACCGGTTCGACTGAGCGGGGGCGTGGTCACAGAGGAGGCCATCCGCGACATCTACGCCTATACACTCGCGAGTCTCCTCATCTTCATCATCGCGACGGTTTTCGTCGTCGTCAACTCCTCGCGCGTGGCGTCACCGATAACCGAGTTCGAAGCGATGAGCGCCGCCGCATCTACCTTCTTCAACGTCGGCCCGGCGTTCGGCATCGCGGGCCCGTTCGCGAGCTACGAATCGTTCCCCGAAACCACGAAACTGCTCATGACGTTCCTCATGTGGGTCGGCCGAATCGAAATCATCCCCGTGCTTGTGCTCCTCACGCCTTCTTACTGGCGGGGTTGA
- a CDS encoding ABC transporter substrate-binding protein, with protein sequence MSPDPPSPSAPSLSLRRRDLLAGLASGGLLATSGCIRQLRSLANRDTPEQVSLSIKTVPADADPRCTHIARQLSSNLNEVGIETSIVPMTEEELLRDTLLNQSFDIYVMRHPATDGDTFLYSLLHSRFDAEPGWQNPFGYANLGVDDLLDSQRRQAGNARVKTLHETQVAVARDQPFAPVAIPDEIRATQGDRFAGWSAADMHTPLGYLRLRSTVDVTEPTTPTNQTANETDTTQEPTQPPLRMTLTDARATRNLNPIAVEFRGDGDITDLLYDPLARRIDGELVPWLARSWEWVESTGPGPTAELTLRDDLQWHDGTPITGEDVSFTYDFVTDTSVGELESPVPAPRFRDRSTLVADAIETGDRTVRIEFEAVSREVATAAFTLPLLPKHIWETKTGQATIAGLDTGGGVTEALIWSNETPVGSGPLKFVSAEGGASLTLAPFEAHFLSQSEFDGPLAPYQGGFEPSALEFTVVPSDGAALALLEEDEVDATASPLGADVIAEIGRSDALRLHVSKPSSFYHVGFNVRQSPLSNPRFRRAVAQLLDKQYIVSEVFGGYAEPIASPLAPYPEIAPNLVWADTDPELPFPGEDGTLDVELAKESFREAGFRYNESGELLRR encoded by the coding sequence ATGTCCCCTGACCCTCCCTCTCCGTCTGCCCCTTCGCTATCGCTTCGTCGCCGCGACCTGCTCGCGGGTCTCGCGAGCGGCGGTCTCCTCGCCACCAGCGGGTGTATTCGCCAACTCCGCTCGCTCGCAAACCGCGATACTCCAGAGCAGGTTTCACTGTCGATAAAGACCGTCCCCGCAGATGCAGACCCCCGGTGTACGCACATCGCGCGCCAACTCTCGTCGAATCTGAACGAGGTTGGCATCGAAACCTCGATTGTCCCGATGACCGAGGAGGAACTCCTACGCGATACGTTGTTGAACCAGTCGTTCGACATCTACGTGATGCGCCATCCGGCGACCGATGGCGATACGTTCCTCTACTCGCTGCTCCACTCACGATTCGACGCAGAACCCGGCTGGCAGAACCCGTTTGGGTACGCAAATCTCGGCGTCGACGACCTGCTCGACAGCCAACGCCGCCAAGCGGGCAACGCCCGCGTCAAAACCCTCCACGAGACCCAAGTGGCCGTCGCGCGCGACCAGCCGTTCGCGCCAGTCGCCATTCCAGACGAGATACGGGCGACCCAAGGCGACCGCTTCGCTGGCTGGTCTGCGGCCGACATGCACACGCCGCTCGGGTATCTCCGCCTTCGCTCGACGGTGGACGTAACAGAACCGACGACACCGACGAATCAAACCGCGAACGAGACAGATACCACTCAAGAGCCGACTCAGCCGCCGCTTCGGATGACGCTTACGGATGCTCGTGCAACGCGGAATCTCAACCCGATTGCCGTTGAGTTTCGCGGTGACGGCGACATCACGGACCTGTTGTACGACCCACTTGCCCGCCGCATCGACGGCGAGCTCGTCCCGTGGCTTGCCCGCTCGTGGGAGTGGGTGGAGTCGACCGGACCCGGGCCAACCGCAGAACTCACCCTCCGCGACGATCTCCAATGGCACGACGGCACGCCCATCACCGGCGAGGACGTATCGTTCACCTACGACTTCGTAACCGACACGTCTGTCGGAGAGTTGGAAAGTCCGGTTCCAGCCCCGCGATTCCGGGACCGCTCGACGCTCGTGGCCGACGCAATTGAAACGGGCGACCGCACCGTCCGCATCGAGTTTGAAGCCGTCAGCCGTGAAGTGGCAACGGCGGCGTTCACGCTTCCCCTGCTCCCAAAGCACATCTGGGAGACGAAAACCGGCCAAGCCACAATTGCCGGTCTCGACACCGGTGGCGGGGTGACCGAAGCGCTCATCTGGAGCAACGAAACGCCTGTTGGCTCGGGACCGCTTAAATTCGTGAGCGCAGAAGGCGGTGCGTCGCTGACGCTTGCGCCGTTCGAGGCACACTTCCTCAGCCAGAGCGAGTTCGACGGGCCACTCGCGCCGTATCAAGGTGGGTTCGAGCCCTCGGCACTCGAATTCACCGTCGTGCCCTCCGATGGGGCGGCGCTTGCGCTGTTAGAAGAAGACGAAGTCGATGCGACGGCCTCGCCACTCGGCGCTGATGTCATCGCCGAGATTGGCCGGTCCGATGCGCTCAGACTGCACGTCTCGAAGCCGTCGTCGTTCTACCACGTCGGATTTAACGTCCGTCAGTCGCCGCTCAGCAACCCGCGCTTTCGCCGGGCGGTTGCGCAACTGCTCGACAAACAGTACATCGTAAGCGAGGTGTTCGGTGGCTATGCAGAGCCGATTGCCTCGCCGCTTGCCCCGTATCCCGAGATCGCACCGAATCTGGTCTGGGCGGATACAGACCCTGAACTTCCCTTCCCGGGTGAGGACGGCACGCTCGACGTGGAACTCGCAAAAGAATCATTCCGCGAAGCTGGCTTCCGATACAACGAATCCGGCGAACTTCTGAGGCGATAA
- the gcvT gene encoding glycine cleavage system aminomethyltransferase GcvT, which yields MGLLQPPLHGVHDARGAKFTEFGGWDMPVEFDSIRTEHDSVRETAGIFDVSHMGEITVSGPDAEALMQRLTSNDVTALSPGDAQYSMITNDDGVILDDTVVYRLPEDVDGDYLFIPNAGHDEQMERRWKQHRDEWDLDATIENVTADWAMFALQGPEAEDLLIEAVDDHTPDEPTLVQNLRKFTATTVSFDGAQCIVARTGYTGEDGFEILAPWDDAEAVWSLFDAQPCGLGARDTLRMEMGFLLSGQDFNAEENPRTPYETGLSFTVKLDTDFIGRDALEAQQAEGVAEKFVGFQLVERGVPRHGYDITNTDEEHIGTVTSGTMSPTLGEPIGLGYVPVSYAEPETTIHVLVRGKPKKAVIKSLPFNQ from the coding sequence ATGGGCCTTCTGCAACCACCACTGCACGGCGTCCACGACGCCCGCGGTGCGAAGTTCACCGAATTCGGCGGCTGGGATATGCCCGTCGAGTTCGACTCAATCCGAACCGAACACGACAGCGTTCGGGAGACCGCCGGTATCTTCGACGTGAGTCACATGGGCGAAATCACCGTCTCCGGCCCCGACGCCGAGGCGCTCATGCAGCGGCTCACTTCGAACGATGTGACGGCGCTCTCTCCGGGTGACGCACAGTATTCGATGATTACGAACGACGACGGCGTCATCTTAGACGACACCGTCGTCTACCGGCTGCCGGAGGACGTAGACGGCGACTATCTGTTCATCCCGAACGCGGGCCACGACGAACAGATGGAACGGCGCTGGAAACAGCACCGCGACGAGTGGGACCTCGACGCCACAATCGAGAACGTCACCGCCGATTGGGCGATGTTCGCGCTCCAAGGCCCAGAGGCAGAAGACCTGCTCATCGAGGCCGTCGATGACCACACGCCGGACGAGCCAACCCTTGTCCAGAATCTGCGCAAATTCACGGCAACGACCGTTTCGTTCGATGGCGCACAGTGCATCGTCGCGCGCACCGGCTACACGGGCGAAGACGGCTTTGAAATCCTCGCACCGTGGGACGACGCCGAAGCGGTGTGGTCGCTGTTCGACGCCCAGCCGTGTGGGCTTGGCGCGCGCGACACGCTCCGCATGGAGATGGGGTTCCTGCTCTCCGGGCAGGATTTCAACGCCGAAGAAAACCCACGGACGCCGTACGAAACGGGCCTCAGTTTCACCGTAAAACTCGACACGGACTTCATCGGCCGCGACGCGCTCGAAGCCCAACAGGCAGAGGGCGTCGCAGAGAAGTTCGTTGGCTTCCAACTCGTCGAGCGCGGCGTCCCCCGGCACGGCTACGATATTACTAACACGGATGAGGAGCATATCGGCACAGTGACGAGCGGGACGATGAGCCCAACGCTGGGCGAACCCATCGGGCTTGGGTACGTTCCCGTTTCCTACGCAGAGCCGGAGACGACGATTCACGTCCTCGTCCGCGGCAAACCAAAGAAAGCAGTCATCAAATCACTCCCCTTCAACCAATGA
- a CDS encoding rhodanese-like domain-containing protein, with amino-acid sequence MTNRNTTRRRFIQVSGVAALAGLAGCSSSGDSDSTTTEGTTENATGNETTTAATTTEQAKVTVETDADGRLAFDGPTNEMELPEDSNPEDGYPPAFEMQLEDVEIDDSRWESKTIDGTEITLVPFDVAYYWYVRGEARFLDARSQSEYNVSHIYGAVVSPAKSEMENDPVASWPKEDKIVAYCDCPHHLSSIRAAALKAEGYEEVYVVYEGYGAWRSAGYPMKGSSPKEAPKTWTVNGNVDAEYAGEAAWAYYEDQKEATEIEEDGSYTLNIRFVNVSADTEVTIETPAYELEATLGALTEGSVSTDGTVE; translated from the coding sequence ATGACGAACCGAAACACAACCCGCCGACGCTTCATTCAAGTGTCCGGCGTGGCCGCCCTCGCTGGACTCGCTGGCTGTTCGAGCAGCGGCGATTCCGACTCGACGACAACTGAGGGCACGACCGAGAACGCGACCGGGAATGAAACAACGACCGCAGCGACCACCACCGAGCAGGCGAAGGTGACGGTCGAAACGGACGCCGATGGACGGCTCGCGTTCGACGGTCCGACCAACGAGATGGAGCTTCCAGAAGACTCCAACCCAGAAGATGGCTACCCGCCAGCGTTCGAAATGCAGCTCGAAGACGTCGAAATCGACGACTCTCGCTGGGAGTCAAAGACCATCGACGGAACCGAGATTACGCTCGTCCCGTTCGACGTTGCGTACTACTGGTACGTCCGCGGTGAAGCGCGCTTCCTCGACGCGCGCAGCCAGTCTGAGTACAACGTCTCGCACATCTACGGTGCGGTCGTCAGCCCCGCAAAGAGCGAGATGGAAAACGACCCCGTCGCAAGCTGGCCAAAAGAAGACAAAATCGTCGCCTACTGTGACTGCCCACACCACCTCTCCTCGATTCGCGCTGCGGCGCTGAAAGCAGAGGGATACGAAGAGGTGTACGTCGTCTACGAAGGCTACGGCGCATGGCGCTCTGCGGGCTACCCAATGAAAGGGAGCAGCCCAAAAGAGGCCCCAAAAACGTGGACGGTCAACGGCAACGTAGACGCCGAGTACGCTGGTGAGGCCGCGTGGGCCTACTACGAAGACCAGAAAGAGGCGACCGAAATCGAGGAAGACGGGAGCTACACGCTCAACATCCGGTTCGTCAACGTCTCTGCTGACACCGAAGTGACCATCGAGACGCCCGCCTACGAACTGGAGGCGACGCTCGGTGCGCTCACCGAAGGCTCCGTCTCCACCGACGGAACCGTCGAATAA
- a CDS encoding phosphatase PAP2 family protein, producing MALLDILAYLAAGVGVMIAVGSLTLIGPTKLSLLRESWQTRLREAGPYLGLLLGILGINKVARQVGPEISWVVGLNITSYIYQIEGDFVAFIQSIATDQLTVYFSFIYLYGYVFLLVFPFVLTFAMRETKHLKQTAVAFALNYSLGLVFYILFVSYGPRNLIPDLVDPLMYSMYPQSQLLTGEVNSNTNVFPSLHTSLSVSVAYLAWFTRKEYPYWLPTSIFLAASVVMATMYLGIHWGTDVVAGTMLGLGSVHIARHHYEVFEFLRKDPWELPVLNRLR from the coding sequence ATGGCACTACTCGACATTCTCGCGTATCTCGCGGCTGGCGTTGGCGTAATGATTGCCGTTGGGTCGCTCACGCTCATTGGCCCCACGAAACTCTCGCTACTGCGCGAATCGTGGCAGACGCGCTTGCGTGAAGCAGGGCCGTATCTTGGCTTGCTCCTCGGTATCCTCGGCATCAACAAGGTAGCGAGGCAGGTCGGCCCGGAAATCTCGTGGGTGGTTGGCCTCAACATCACGAGCTACATCTACCAGATAGAGGGTGATTTCGTCGCGTTCATCCAGTCGATTGCCACCGACCAGCTCACCGTGTACTTCTCCTTCATCTACCTCTACGGCTACGTGTTCTTGCTCGTGTTCCCGTTCGTGCTCACGTTCGCGATGCGGGAGACGAAACACCTGAAACAAACAGCCGTTGCCTTCGCGCTCAACTACTCACTCGGCCTCGTGTTCTACATCCTGTTCGTCTCGTATGGGCCACGAAACCTGATTCCCGACCTCGTCGACCCGCTCATGTACTCGATGTACCCGCAGTCGCAACTGCTCACGGGTGAGGTCAACTCGAACACGAACGTCTTCCCGTCGCTTCACACCTCGCTGTCGGTGTCGGTGGCGTATCTCGCGTGGTTTACGCGCAAAGAGTACCCCTACTGGCTTCCGACGAGCATCTTCCTCGCCGCGAGCGTCGTAATGGCGACGATGTATCTCGGCATCCACTGGGGCACTGACGTTGTCGCCGGAACGATGCTCGGCCTCGGGAGCGTCCACATCGCTCGCCACCACTACGAAGTGTTCGAGTTCCTGCGGAAAGATCCGTGGGAGCTGCCCGTCTTGAACCGGCTTCGCTAG
- a CDS encoding class I SAM-dependent methyltransferase: MTRFQNTRQPDWDWWGELWPDPVGLLEKVGVAKRDTLADVGCGNGYFTIPAATMLEGQLFAIDLDESLLSQLRAELDERAIDNVTCVCCDARSLSDHIPPVDVAFMANTFHGVEDQTEFAAEVRRTLTSEGRFIVVNWHDLPQSETVVAGKTRGPPETLRLTPEATRERVVPAGFELVSERELPPYHYALVFERTEKS, encoded by the coding sequence GTGACCCGATTTCAGAACACGCGGCAACCAGATTGGGACTGGTGGGGCGAACTCTGGCCCGACCCAGTCGGGTTGTTGGAGAAAGTGGGTGTAGCCAAGCGAGATACGCTCGCAGACGTGGGCTGTGGCAACGGCTACTTTACCATTCCCGCGGCGACGATGCTCGAAGGACAGCTCTTCGCGATCGACCTCGACGAGTCACTCCTCTCACAGTTGCGTGCGGAACTCGACGAGCGAGCCATCGACAACGTCACCTGCGTCTGTTGTGATGCTCGTTCGCTCAGTGACCACATCCCACCCGTGGACGTGGCGTTCATGGCGAACACCTTCCACGGCGTTGAAGACCAGACCGAATTTGCTGCCGAAGTCCGACGAACCCTCACCAGCGAGGGACGGTTTATCGTCGTCAATTGGCACGACTTACCCCAAAGTGAAACCGTCGTCGCTGGGAAGACGCGTGGCCCACCCGAGACGCTTCGGCTGACGCCAGAAGCGACACGCGAACGAGTTGTTCCAGCTGGGTTCGAACTGGTGTCCGAACGCGAACTGCCGCCGTATCACTACGCGCTCGTGTTCGAGCGAACAGAAAAATCCTAG
- the gcvPA gene encoding aminomethyl-transferring glycine dehydrogenase subunit GcvPA yields MSDSATPGSPFAPHTPAETEAMLDVLSVASEEELFDIPDDIKFDGNFGIKQRSEQDVRARAEKMLNRNASLTEFLGRGHYSHYIPSLVDNLSIRSEFLTSYTQYQPEVAQGFLQVLFEYQSMLVELTGLEVANCSMYDAATALGEAATLAHRLRQTSGHRVLVPKSISEGRRDVLENYVDGSEMVVESFPMGDGNADVDALAEIIDDDVVMIYAENPTVRGTIEENLAKLGKLAHDHDAIFTLGSDPVALSLLEKPADVGADVVVGDASTLGIPTSYGMGLGIFACREKFLRQVPGRLVGISEDSAGMRAYTLTLQTREQHIRRERATSNICSNQAWVALRAAMHISMLGPDGLVDLAKDCVTRPEELAERLDSISGVQAPVHDRYHFREFVAHTDQPAAAIVSDLAEKGFAVHQVGEHEVQVCVTETNAVAVDEFVAAFTEVA; encoded by the coding sequence ATGAGTGACTCAGCAACACCAGGCAGTCCGTTCGCTCCGCATACGCCAGCAGAAACGGAGGCGATGCTCGACGTACTCTCCGTCGCGAGCGAAGAGGAACTGTTCGACATTCCAGACGACATCAAATTCGACGGCAACTTCGGCATCAAACAGCGCAGTGAACAGGACGTCCGCGCACGCGCAGAAAAGATGTTGAATCGCAACGCCTCGCTCACCGAGTTCCTCGGCCGAGGCCACTACAGCCACTACATTCCGTCGCTCGTGGACAACCTCTCGATTCGCTCTGAGTTTCTGACTTCATACACACAGTACCAACCCGAAGTCGCCCAAGGCTTCCTGCAAGTGCTGTTCGAATACCAGTCGATGCTGGTCGAACTCACAGGCCTCGAAGTCGCCAACTGTTCGATGTACGACGCGGCCACCGCACTCGGCGAGGCGGCGACGCTCGCACACCGCCTGCGTCAGACCTCTGGTCACCGCGTACTCGTCCCCAAGTCCATCTCCGAGGGCCGTCGCGACGTGCTCGAAAACTACGTCGATGGCTCCGAGATGGTCGTCGAATCGTTCCCCATGGGTGACGGCAACGCGGACGTAGACGCACTCGCCGAAATCATCGATGACGACGTGGTCATGATTTACGCAGAGAACCCGACCGTCCGCGGGACAATCGAAGAAAATCTCGCAAAACTCGGCAAACTCGCCCACGACCACGACGCGATTTTCACCCTCGGCAGTGACCCCGTCGCACTCTCACTGCTCGAAAAACCCGCAGACGTTGGCGCGGACGTCGTGGTCGGCGACGCCTCCACGCTCGGCATCCCGACGAGCTACGGCATGGGGCTTGGCATCTTCGCCTGCCGCGAGAAGTTCCTCCGGCAGGTTCCTGGCCGCCTCGTTGGCATCTCTGAGGATTCGGCTGGCATGCGTGCGTACACGCTCACGCTCCAGACGCGCGAACAGCACATCCGCCGCGAGCGCGCCACCTCGAACATCTGCTCGAATCAGGCGTGGGTCGCACTCCGTGCGGCGATGCACATTTCGATGCTCGGCCCTGACGGGCTCGTTGACCTCGCAAAAGATTGTGTGACGCGCCCGGAAGAACTCGCAGAACGACTTGACAGCATCAGCGGCGTCCAAGCGCCGGTACACGACCGCTATCACTTCCGTGAGTTCGTTGCCCACACCGACCAACCCGCGGCAGCGATCGTTTCAGACCTCGCAGAGAAAGGCTTCGCCGTCCATCAAGTCGGTGAACACGAGGTCCAAGTGTGCGTCACCGAAACGAACGCCGTCGCCGTCGATGAGTTCGTCGCGGCATTCACGGAGGTCGCCTAG